The DNA region CTACTTCACCGGGCACGGTCCGGCGACCGAACGCGACCTGTCGTACTGGGCGTCGATGACGCTGACCGACATCCGCGCCGGCCTCGCCGCGGCCGGTGACCAGCTCGACCGCGTGGAGCACGACGGCCGCACGTTCTGGTTCGCCGACCCGCCGCTCAGCACCGATCCGGCGCTGAACCCGCGCGCCCATCTGCTGCAGATCCTCGACGAGTACCACAACGGCTACCAGGACTCGCGCGGCGTGCTCGACATCGCGGGCATCGTGCCGCCCGGGCGTCCCGCCAACCTCGGCATGGCACTGGTCGACGCTCAGATGGTCGGGGGCATGCGGCGCACGCTGCGGACCGGTCACGTCAGCTTCGACATCAACCTGTTCCGCGATCTGGATCCCGACGAACATGCCGCGTTGCAGGCCGCCGCCGCACGGTACGCCGACTTCCTGGGCCGCGACACGACACTGACCGATGTTGAACGGACATGAGAGCGGTCATCCGCACCGAGTACGGGCCCGACGTTCTCATGCTGGCGGACGTCCCGCCGGCGTCCGCCGACACGCTTCACGGCCTCGCGGTTGAACCGCTGCTGGCCGCTGCCCGGGACCTCGACATCGCCGGCAGGTCGCGAATGGATCGAGACGACCTGATCGGCACGATCCGTCCGGCGGGCTGGGTCGCGGACTGACCGCGGTCCTTGTGATCCTGGCCCCCGGTCGCCGCACGGTTCGTTGCGCTCGTGGACACTTCGGACTCGCTGGCCACGGACGCGACGGTCGCGGGAACGCGGCGCGCACATCGACCGCCTGTCCGTAACCGCGGATACCGGCGCGCTTCACAGCGCCAGATGCAGTCGAAGTGCGTCGTCGAGGCTGTCCATGAGTGATGGCGGCACCCGCCCGATCGTCGCTCCGACGCGTTCGACCGCGATCGAGCGCACCTGCTCGGCCTGCGCCTTGGAGTCCCGCTGCAAGCCGCTGTCCTGCGCAGGCAAGAGCACTTGGAACGGGTAGACCCGTTTGATGTTCGAGGTGACCGGGACGACGGTGACCACCCCACGCCCGAGCCGCGCCGCGGTGGTGTTCGCGCCGTCGTTGCTGACGATCACCGCCGGTCGCCGCCTGTCCGCCTGTGACCCGCGCACCGGTTCGAGGTCGACGGTGCAGATGTCACCTCGACGCACTACGCATCCGCCGTCAGGCCGTCC from Euzebyales bacterium includes:
- a CDS encoding type II toxin-antitoxin system PemK/MazF family toxin gives rise to the protein MRRGDICTVDLEPVRGSQADRRRPAVIVSNDGANTTAARLGRGVVTVVPVTSNIKRVYPFQVLLPAQDSGLQRDSKAQAEQVRSIAVERVGATIGRVPPSLMDSLDDALRLHLAL